Proteins co-encoded in one Oncorhynchus kisutch isolate 150728-3 linkage group LG1, Okis_V2, whole genome shotgun sequence genomic window:
- the LOC109880632 gene encoding proline-rich extensin-like protein EPR1: protein MFTQSTSPTPCSIPVPIQALPPAPSLSPSRPYPLLHPFHHPGPTPCSIPVPIQAPVPTPCSIPSPGPTPCSIQSPVPTPCSIPVPSPYPMLHPSPHPVPNQSPPPAPSLSPPSPQPVPTPCSIPVPTQSPVPTPCSIQSPVPTPCSIPVPTHPYPMLHPCPHPVPTPCSIPVPIQSPVHTPFPIPVPIQSLPPAPFLSPFSPYPLLHPFHTPCSIPVPTQSPTSPHPLLHPCPHPVPNQSPPPAPSLSPPSPQSLLHAPSSPQSLPHAPSLSPSSPQSIPPSPSLSPSSPYPLLHSCPHSVPTPCSIPVPIQSLPPAPFLSPSSPYPMLHPCPHPVPTPCSIQSPVPTPCSIPVPSPYPMLHPSPHPVPNQSPPPAPSLSPPSPQPVPTPCSIPVPTQSPVPTPCSIQSPVPTPCSIPVPTHPYPMLHPCPHPVPTPCSIPVPIQSPVHTPFPIPVPIQSLPPAPFLSPFSPYPLLHPCPHPVPTPCSIPVPIQSLPHAPSLSPSSPYPMLHPCPHPVPSPYPFPIPVPIHPYPLLHPCPNPAKSNA, encoded by the exons ATGTTTACCCAAAGCACAA gCCCTACCCCCtgctccatccctgtccccatccaggCCCTACCCCCtgctccatccctgtccccatccaggCCCTACCCCCTGCTCCATCCCTTTCACCATCCAGGCCCTACCCCCtgctccatccctgtccccatccaggCCCCAGTCCCCACCCCCTGctccatccct tcCCCAGGCCCTACCCCCTGCTCCATCCAGTCCCCAGTCCCCACCCCCtgctccatccctgtccccagTCCATACCCCATGCTCCATCCCagtccccacccagtccccaacCAGTCCCCACCCCCtgctccatccctgtccccacccagtccccaacCAGTCCCCACCCCCtgctccatccctgtccccacccagtccccagtccctacTCCATGCTCCATCCAGTCCCCAGTCCCCACCCCCtgctccatccctgtccccaccca TCCCTACCCCAtgctccatccctgtccccatccagtcCCTACCCCAtgctccatccctgtccccatccagtcCCCAGTCCATACCCCCttccccatccctgtccccatccagtcCCTACCCCCTGCTCCATTCCTGTCCCCATTCAGTCCCTACCCCCtgctccatccct TCCATACCCCATGCTCCATCCCagtccccacccagtccccaacCAGTCCCCACCCCCtgctccatccctgtccccacccagtccccaacCAGTCCCCACCCCCtgctccatccctgtccccacccagtccccagtccctacTCCATGCTCCATCCAGTCCCCAGTCCCTACCCCAtgctccatccctgtccccatccagtcCCCAGTCCATACCCCCttccccatccctgtccccatccagtcCCTACCCCCTGCTCCATTCCTGTCCCCATTCAGTCCCTACCCCCtgctccatccctgtccccatccagtcCCTACCCCCTGCTCCATTCCTGTCCCCATCCAGTCCCTACCCCAtgctccatccctgtccccatccagtcCCTACCCCCTGCTCCATCCAGTCCCCAGTCCCCACCCCCtgctccatccctgtccccagTCCATACCCCATGCTCCATCCCagtccccacccagtccccaacCAGTCCCCACCCCCtgctccatccctgtccccacccagtccccaacCAGTCCCCACCCCCtgctccatccctgtccccacccagtccccagtccctacTCCATGCTCCATCCAGTCCCCAGTCCCCACCCCCtgctccatccctgtccccaccca TCCCTACCCCAtgctccatccctgtccccatccagtcCCTACCCCAtgctccatccctgtccccatccagtcCCCAGTCCATACCCCCttccccatccctgtccccatccagtcCCTACCCCCTGCTCCATTCCTGTCCCCATTCAGTCCCTACCCCCtgctccatccctgtccccatccagtcCCTACCCCCTGCTCCATTCCTGTCCCCATCCAGTCCCTACCCCAtgctccatccctgtccccatccagtcCCTACCCCAtgctccatccctgtccccatccagtcCCCAGTCCATACCCCttccccatccctgtccccatcca tcCCTACCCCCTGCTCCATCCCTGTCCCAACCCAGCCAAGAGTAATGCATAA